Proteins encoded by one window of Gemmatimonas aurantiaca:
- a CDS encoding hemolysin family protein: MSLVAWGLAGTGAVLAAVAAIADGALLADLPLPAHVADRSNGADAVPTAQSGSHGPRSASARERTHRALAFARVIGHLAAGSGIAVALDLVEQPTVETAISVILLGLTTVLLAESVARVVGDGLGANASRRLGGVTRFIEWLLRPVMLLGDWLDGMFAEIVPEVDATHERREEAAAQFRDVVTTEADVSRDERELLLGVFDFGETTAEEVMVPRVDITGVERETPWSEMLDRVRSAQHSRIPVYDGSIDEIVGILYVKDLMPAVLADEEPSDGWPSLMRSPVFIPASKRIADLLREFRQARRHIAIVADEYGGTAGLVTIEDVLEELVGEIRDEYDDEERVVESEEGVRYWVPGRLTLDDLSAALGHDFARDDVSTVGGLVLELLGRVPRAGESLTIGPFRAIVERVVRRKIERVFLERLPAADPDDTTTSESPT, translated from the coding sequence ATGAGTCTCGTTGCGTGGGGACTCGCCGGCACCGGTGCTGTCCTGGCCGCCGTCGCCGCCATTGCCGATGGAGCACTGCTCGCCGATCTGCCGCTCCCGGCGCATGTCGCCGACCGTTCCAACGGAGCGGACGCCGTCCCCACCGCGCAATCCGGTTCGCACGGTCCCCGCAGTGCCTCGGCCCGCGAACGCACACATCGGGCGCTCGCGTTTGCCCGGGTGATCGGCCATCTCGCGGCCGGCAGCGGTATCGCCGTCGCCCTCGATCTGGTGGAACAACCCACCGTCGAAACCGCCATCTCGGTGATCCTGCTTGGCCTCACCACCGTGCTGCTCGCCGAATCGGTGGCGCGCGTGGTGGGTGACGGACTGGGAGCCAATGCCTCGAGACGCCTCGGCGGCGTGACCCGGTTCATCGAGTGGCTGCTGCGCCCCGTCATGCTGCTGGGTGACTGGCTCGATGGCATGTTCGCCGAGATCGTGCCAGAAGTGGACGCCACGCACGAACGACGCGAGGAGGCCGCGGCGCAGTTCCGCGATGTCGTCACCACCGAGGCCGATGTGTCGCGGGATGAACGCGAGCTGCTGCTCGGCGTTTTCGATTTTGGCGAGACCACTGCGGAAGAGGTGATGGTGCCGCGCGTGGACATCACCGGCGTGGAGCGTGAAACCCCGTGGTCGGAGATGCTCGACCGCGTGCGCAGCGCCCAGCACTCGCGCATCCCGGTGTACGACGGATCCATCGACGAGATCGTGGGCATCCTGTATGTGAAGGATCTCATGCCCGCCGTGCTTGCCGACGAAGAGCCATCGGACGGGTGGCCTTCGCTGATGCGTTCGCCCGTGTTCATTCCGGCGTCCAAGCGCATCGCCGATCTGTTGCGGGAGTTCCGGCAGGCGCGCCGGCACATCGCCATCGTCGCCGACGAATATGGAGGCACGGCAGGTCTGGTCACCATCGAGGACGTGCTCGAGGAACTGGTGGGCGAAATCCGCGACGAGTACGACGACGAAGAGCGTGTCGTGGAGAGTGAAGAGGGCGTGCGCTACTGGGTGCCGGGCCGTCTCACGCTCGACGATCTCTCGGCGGCGCTGGGTCATGACTTCGCGCGTGACGACGTCTCGACCGTGGGCGGACTGGTGCTCGAGTTGCTCGGACGTGTGCCACGCGCCGGAGAATCGCTCACCATCGGCCCCTTCCGGGCGATCGTGGAACGTGTGGTGCGCCGCAAGATCGAGCGCGTGTTTCTCGAACGACTGCCTGCGGCTGATCCGGATGACACGACGACATCGGAGTCGCCCACATGA
- the meaB gene encoding methylmalonyl Co-A mutase-associated GTPase MeaB: MSMTTVPTDTAITRLLEQFRAGTPAALARAVSIVENHRPGFEQILAAQHALVGRARRIGLTGPPGAGKSTLTTRLARIYREQGLRVGIVAVDPTSPFTGGALLGDRIRMEDIALDPGVFIRSMATRGSLGGLATATREVCDVLDGFGMDVILIETVGVGQSELDVARAADSTLVVLVPESGDSIQTLKAGVMEIADVFTVNKADRPGADRLRHDIELMLGLRAGSGKPLRRREGANVPADTSAETAGTWVPPVLQTVAAENQGITQIIEALDRHFRHLEQSGELRLRRRMRLREQVMEIVEQQIRQRLWRDGATLAWLDAQLDRLEDGSLVPFTVADMLRAQSGSLLTGAHYTPVTP, translated from the coding sequence ATGAGCATGACGACAGTACCGACTGACACGGCGATCACGCGTCTGCTGGAGCAGTTCCGGGCCGGCACACCTGCGGCGCTCGCGCGTGCCGTCAGTATCGTGGAGAATCATCGCCCCGGATTCGAGCAGATCCTCGCGGCGCAGCATGCGCTGGTGGGCCGCGCGCGTCGCATCGGGCTCACCGGTCCGCCGGGCGCGGGCAAGAGCACGTTGACCACCCGTCTCGCGCGTATCTACCGCGAACAGGGGTTGCGCGTGGGCATCGTGGCGGTCGATCCCACGTCGCCCTTCACCGGCGGTGCACTGCTGGGTGACCGCATCCGCATGGAAGACATCGCCCTCGATCCGGGTGTGTTCATCCGTTCGATGGCGACGCGGGGATCGCTGGGCGGTCTGGCCACGGCGACGCGCGAAGTGTGTGATGTGCTCGACGGGTTCGGCATGGACGTGATTCTCATCGAAACCGTCGGTGTGGGGCAGAGTGAACTCGATGTTGCACGGGCCGCCGATTCGACGCTGGTGGTGCTGGTGCCCGAGTCGGGCGATTCCATCCAGACACTCAAGGCGGGCGTCATGGAAATCGCGGATGTCTTCACGGTGAACAAGGCCGACCGCCCGGGTGCCGACCGGCTGCGTCACGACATCGAGTTGATGCTCGGATTGCGGGCGGGTAGCGGGAAACCCCTGCGGCGTCGTGAAGGTGCGAACGTGCCCGCGGATACCTCCGCGGAAACGGCCGGCACCTGGGTGCCACCCGTGCTGCAGACGGTGGCCGCGGAGAATCAGGGCATCACGCAGATCATCGAGGCGCTCGACCGCCACTTCCGTCATCTCGAGCAGAGCGGGGAACTGCGGCTCCGTCGCCGGATGCGCCTGCGCGAGCAGGTCATGGAGATCGTGGAGCAGCAGATCCGGCAACGACTCTGGCGCGACGGAGCGACACTCGCCTGGCTGGACGCACAACTCGATCGCCTCGAAGATGGTTCCCTCGTGCCGTTCACCGTGGCCGACATGCTGCGGGCGCAGAGCGGCAGTCTGCTCACCGGCGCGCACTACACCCCCGTGACCCCATGA
- the ybeY gene encoding rRNA maturation RNase YbeY: MPRPEPRAVAVECDGVRIPVASARLAELSRQVLRAGKVARAMLSITFVTSRAMATLNRRHLGHTGPTDVITFALGQGPDGAVIGDIYICPDVARAQARAHGVGVREELARLVVHGTLHACGWEHPEDESRMTSPMWRRQEQLLERFWMPPSPRV, encoded by the coding sequence ATGCCACGACCCGAACCCCGCGCCGTGGCCGTCGAGTGCGATGGCGTGCGCATTCCCGTGGCCTCCGCGCGACTGGCCGAATTGTCACGCCAGGTACTGCGTGCCGGTAAAGTGGCGCGGGCCATGCTGTCGATCACCTTCGTGACGTCACGCGCCATGGCCACGCTCAATCGCCGGCATCTCGGGCACACGGGCCCCACCGATGTCATCACGTTCGCGCTGGGGCAGGGCCCCGACGGCGCGGTGATCGGGGACATCTACATCTGCCCGGATGTGGCCCGCGCGCAGGCACGGGCGCATGGCGTGGGTGTGCGGGAGGAACTGGCCCGACTCGTCGTGCACGGCACCCTGCACGCCTGCGGTTGGGAGCATCCCGAAGACGAATCCCGCATGACTTCGCCGATGTGGCGACGCCAGGAGCAGCTCCTCGAGCGCTTCTGGATGCCTCCGTCCCCCAGGGTATGA
- the rlmN gene encoding 23S rRNA (adenine(2503)-C(2))-methyltransferase RlmN, which yields MTTIPDLLDFDPDAALALLGEWMTARGEPSYRATQVFGRLWQRPVRHFDEMTELPKALREALAQSFRISSLELATRQKSMDGTEKFLFRLHDGQFIETVAIPDGDRLTFCISSQAGCALQCAFCATGAMGFQRNLHPSEIAGQVRELRMLTPPIVPTNIVFMGMGEPLMNWKAVSPTLTLLNDPRALGIGARHITISTVGVLPGIVALAARPEQFRLAISIHAPSDALRHTLMPINTKYPLADVIEAARAFDRRVTFEYVMLGGVNDQPEHAAQLAQLARDCRAFVNLIPLHPGGSMGFTPSTSATIAAFARAVRARGVETAVRRSRGLDIAAACGQLRTERLGRRLPVATEQHGEVHVA from the coding sequence GTGACCACCATTCCCGATCTGCTCGACTTCGACCCCGACGCGGCGCTGGCGCTGCTCGGCGAGTGGATGACGGCGCGTGGTGAACCCTCCTATCGCGCCACGCAGGTGTTCGGACGCCTCTGGCAGCGTCCGGTGCGCCATTTCGACGAGATGACCGAGTTGCCGAAGGCGCTGCGGGAGGCGCTGGCCCAGTCGTTCCGCATCTCGTCGCTGGAACTGGCCACACGTCAGAAGTCGATGGACGGCACGGAGAAGTTCCTGTTCCGTCTGCACGACGGGCAGTTCATCGAAACGGTGGCCATCCCCGACGGCGATCGCCTGACGTTCTGCATCTCGTCGCAGGCCGGTTGCGCGCTGCAGTGTGCGTTCTGCGCGACCGGCGCGATGGGCTTCCAGCGCAACCTGCACCCCTCGGAGATCGCGGGACAGGTGCGGGAACTGCGCATGCTCACGCCCCCTATCGTTCCGACGAACATCGTGTTCATGGGCATGGGGGAGCCGCTCATGAACTGGAAAGCGGTCAGCCCGACGCTCACCCTGCTCAACGATCCCCGCGCCCTGGGCATCGGTGCGCGGCACATCACGATCTCCACGGTTGGCGTGCTGCCCGGCATCGTCGCGCTCGCGGCGCGCCCGGAGCAGTTCCGTCTCGCGATCTCCATTCATGCGCCTTCGGATGCGCTCCGGCACACGCTGATGCCGATCAATACCAAGTATCCGCTGGCGGATGTCATCGAAGCGGCGCGGGCATTCGATCGGCGTGTCACCTTCGAGTATGTCATGCTCGGCGGCGTGAACGATCAACCCGAGCATGCGGCGCAACTGGCGCAGCTGGCGCGGGATTGCCGCGCCTTCGTGAATCTCATTCCGCTCCATCCGGGCGGTTCCATGGGGTTCACGCCCTCGACGTCGGCCACCATCGCGGCCTTTGCCAGGGCGGTACGGGCGCGTGGCGTGGAGACGGCGGTGCGTCGCAGCCGTGGGCTCGATATCGCCGCGGCCTGCGGACAGCTACGGACGGAGCGGCTCGGTCGGCGGCTGCCAGTCGCGACCGAGCAGCACGGTGAGGTCCACGTAGCGTGA
- a CDS encoding acyl-CoA carboxylase subunit beta: MSSRLRQLSEELRTLEAQLRLGGGSDKIERQHKQGKLTARERVERLADPGTPFLEVGLLVAHDKYDGQAPGAGVITGIAIVEGREVVVVANDATVKAGSWWPETITKTLRAQEIAMRCRIPIIYLVDSAGVNLPYQGGVFPGQYGAARIFYYNSIMRRYLRIPQLAAVMGQCVAGGAYLPALSDVILMVKGTSFMGLGGPNLVKGATGQTIDGETLGGAITHTEISGVAHYALDDDPSCLDKLRELVARLPQPPASTQSAWRPPAEPPSTLYDLLPADHRMQYDMHALLRAVLDEGQLDEFQGNLAKEMICGDARIEGIPVGIIANQRGLIKGRPGEKPRFGGIIYAESAEKVAYFIERCDKQGIPIIFVQDVSGFMVGPEAEHEGIIRAGAHFVEAMACARVPKIVLTVNHASGAGYYAMAGQGFDPDFIFSWPTGRMAVMEGEAAVQAVHGPALDAAKKAGTQPSPEVLEAVAAMRADYETQLDARYAAARGFVDTIVYPEDTRTMLALALRAASQNSGPHLGAFVLPPMPTYGAQ; the protein is encoded by the coding sequence GTGAGCAGCCGTCTTCGCCAGCTCTCCGAAGAGCTCCGGACACTCGAGGCCCAGCTCCGACTTGGCGGTGGGTCCGACAAGATCGAACGACAGCACAAACAGGGAAAACTGACGGCCCGTGAGCGCGTGGAGCGTCTCGCCGATCCGGGCACGCCGTTTCTCGAAGTGGGCCTGCTCGTGGCGCACGACAAGTACGACGGTCAGGCACCCGGCGCCGGTGTGATCACGGGCATCGCCATCGTGGAAGGACGGGAAGTGGTCGTCGTGGCCAACGACGCCACGGTGAAAGCCGGCTCGTGGTGGCCCGAGACCATCACCAAGACCCTGCGCGCGCAGGAGATCGCGATGCGCTGCCGTATCCCGATCATCTATCTCGTGGACTCGGCCGGCGTGAACCTCCCCTATCAGGGCGGCGTGTTTCCGGGACAGTACGGCGCGGCGCGCATTTTCTACTACAACTCCATCATGCGGCGCTATCTGCGGATCCCGCAGCTCGCCGCGGTGATGGGACAGTGTGTGGCGGGTGGGGCCTATCTGCCCGCGCTCAGCGATGTGATCCTGATGGTCAAGGGTACGTCGTTCATGGGACTGGGAGGCCCCAATCTCGTGAAGGGCGCGACGGGGCAGACCATCGACGGCGAAACGCTGGGCGGCGCGATCACCCACACCGAGATCAGCGGCGTGGCGCACTACGCCCTCGACGATGACCCGTCGTGTCTCGACAAGCTGCGGGAACTCGTGGCGCGACTGCCCCAGCCACCGGCCTCCACGCAGAGCGCCTGGCGGCCGCCGGCCGAACCGCCGTCGACACTGTACGATCTGCTGCCGGCCGATCATCGCATGCAATACGACATGCATGCGTTGCTGCGCGCGGTGCTCGACGAAGGTCAGCTCGACGAATTCCAGGGGAACCTGGCCAAGGAGATGATCTGCGGTGATGCCCGCATCGAAGGCATCCCGGTGGGCATCATCGCCAATCAGCGGGGACTCATCAAAGGCCGTCCGGGCGAAAAGCCGCGTTTCGGCGGCATCATCTACGCCGAGAGTGCGGAGAAGGTCGCGTATTTCATCGAGCGCTGCGACAAGCAGGGCATTCCGATCATCTTCGTGCAGGACGTGTCGGGCTTCATGGTGGGACCGGAAGCCGAACACGAAGGCATCATCCGCGCCGGCGCGCACTTCGTGGAAGCGATGGCCTGTGCCCGTGTGCCCAAGATCGTGCTCACGGTGAACCACGCCAGTGGTGCAGGCTATTATGCGATGGCCGGGCAGGGCTTCGATCCCGACTTCATCTTCTCATGGCCCACGGGGCGCATGGCGGTGATGGAAGGCGAAGCCGCCGTGCAGGCCGTGCATGGGCCCGCGCTCGATGCGGCAAAAAAGGCGGGCACGCAGCCGTCGCCTGAAGTGCTGGAAGCCGTGGCGGCCATGCGCGCCGACTACGAGACGCAGCTCGATGCCCGCTACGCGGCGGCTCGAGGCTTCGTCGACACGATCGTGTATCCCGAAGACACCCGCACCATGCTGGCGCTCGCGCTCCGCGCGGCGTCGCAGAATTCTGGTCCGCATCTCGGCGCCTTCGTGCTGCCGCCGATGCCAACTTACGGAGCGCAGTGA
- the aspS gene encoding aspartate--tRNA ligase, giving the protein MSLPSELSVLATSLRTDTCGLLRRTDVGRTVRLGGWVHRSRDLGGLVFIDLRDRTGLVQLAFGPAWTAGDVQQAAAAVGVESVVLCEGEVVAREADRVNPDMATGEVEVRVTSLRVVGPAVTPALPVARGRGDKMPAEELRLRHRYLDLRRPELQENLILRHRLMQVTRRFLSERGYLELETPILTKPTPEGARDYLVPSRVHPGEFYALPQSPQIYKQLFMCCGFDRYFQIARCFRDEDLRADRQPEFTQIDIEASFIEREDILTLAQGLIGALWREAGHEIPAQFERMSYADAMEQYGCDRPDLRYGLVLRDHSTIFAGLDFAVTKTAMASGARVRGLVVPGGAAWSRKQVDELEALAKGAGAGGLLRLRKADGAYDGPLAKFLTDEAQVAFGLQDGDLALFVAAADHISSPALDRVRQECARRLGLVDERAARFLIVMDFPMFEQDPVTGALAAVHHPFTAPHPEDMRNFPDEPARWRALAYDVVLNGTELGGGSIRTSDPSVQSRMFALLGIGDVEEQERRFGFLLEGLRAGAPPHGGIAFGFDRIAMLLSGAGSLRDVIAFPKTTAARSLFEGAPVAVPADDLDELHIAVRTSDVS; this is encoded by the coding sequence ATGTCGCTTCCGTCCGAGCTGTCCGTGTTGGCCACGTCGCTACGCACCGATACCTGTGGCCTCCTCCGGCGGACGGACGTCGGGCGCACCGTCCGCCTCGGGGGCTGGGTGCACCGCAGCCGCGACCTCGGCGGATTGGTCTTCATCGATCTGCGCGATCGCACGGGGCTGGTGCAGTTGGCCTTTGGCCCCGCCTGGACGGCGGGCGACGTGCAGCAGGCCGCAGCGGCCGTGGGCGTGGAATCGGTGGTGCTCTGCGAAGGGGAAGTGGTGGCACGGGAAGCCGATCGGGTGAATCCCGACATGGCCACCGGCGAAGTCGAAGTGCGCGTCACCTCGTTGCGCGTGGTCGGACCCGCCGTGACGCCAGCACTGCCGGTGGCACGCGGTCGCGGCGACAAGATGCCCGCCGAGGAGTTGCGCCTGCGTCACCGTTATCTCGATCTGCGCCGTCCCGAACTGCAGGAGAATCTCATTCTCCGGCATCGGCTGATGCAGGTCACGCGGCGTTTCCTGAGCGAGCGGGGATACCTCGAACTCGAAACGCCCATTCTCACCAAGCCCACGCCAGAAGGCGCGCGAGACTATCTCGTGCCAAGTCGTGTGCACCCCGGTGAGTTCTACGCCCTGCCGCAGTCGCCGCAGATCTACAAGCAGTTATTCATGTGCTGCGGATTCGATCGGTACTTCCAGATCGCCCGCTGCTTCCGCGACGAGGATCTGCGCGCCGACCGGCAGCCCGAGTTCACGCAGATCGACATCGAAGCGTCGTTCATCGAACGCGAGGATATCCTCACGCTCGCGCAGGGTCTCATCGGCGCGCTGTGGCGCGAAGCCGGCCACGAGATCCCCGCGCAGTTCGAGCGGATGAGTTACGCCGATGCGATGGAACAGTACGGCTGCGACCGGCCGGATCTGCGGTATGGTCTCGTGCTGCGCGACCACAGCACCATCTTTGCCGGCCTCGATTTTGCCGTCACGAAGACGGCGATGGCGTCGGGAGCCCGCGTGCGCGGTCTCGTGGTGCCCGGCGGCGCGGCGTGGAGCCGCAAGCAGGTGGACGAGCTCGAGGCACTCGCCAAGGGCGCCGGTGCCGGCGGATTGCTCCGCCTGCGCAAGGCGGACGGTGCGTATGACGGACCGCTCGCCAAGTTCCTCACCGACGAGGCGCAGGTGGCTTTCGGGCTGCAGGATGGTGATCTCGCCCTGTTCGTGGCGGCAGCCGATCACATCAGCAGCCCGGCGCTGGACCGGGTGCGGCAGGAGTGCGCGCGGCGCCTCGGACTCGTCGACGAACGCGCGGCGCGTTTCCTGATCGTCATGGACTTTCCCATGTTCGAACAGGACCCGGTCACGGGCGCGCTGGCCGCGGTGCATCATCCCTTCACGGCGCCGCACCCGGAAGACATGCGCAACTTCCCCGACGAGCCCGCGCGCTGGCGTGCGCTGGCGTACGACGTCGTGTTGAACGGCACGGAACTCGGCGGTGGCAGCATCCGCACCAGCGATCCGTCCGTGCAGTCGCGCATGTTCGCACTGCTGGGCATCGGCGACGTGGAGGAGCAGGAGCGTCGGTTCGGATTCCTGCTCGAAGGGCTGCGCGCCGGCGCGCCGCCGCACGGCGGTATCGCCTTCGGTTTCGACCGCATCGCGATGCTGTTGTCGGGCGCCGGCTCCCTGCGCGACGTCATTGCCTTCCCGAAAACCACGGCGGCCCGTTCGTTGTTCGAAGGCGCACCGGTTGCGGTGCCCGCCGACGATCTCGACGAGTTGCACATTGCCGTCCGCACTTCCGACGTCTCATGA
- a CDS encoding PhoH family protein codes for MTEPRSDRNGDGAVTTRLSVEGADQQLLAGVNDGNLVELGRATGVRVALRGDHLSLAGDPDAVARAEGVAAAMIMMVREGKAVSADDVLRLSLIERPAEAPGATNGSLVLPGARRGVQPKTPGQAEYLAKIAEHDIVIGIGPAGTGKTYLAVAAAVDALMRKRVRRIVLARPAVEAGESLGFLPGDMQAKVDPYLRPLYDALDDLIPFERIQKLIETRTIEVAPLAFMRGRTLGDSFVILDEAQNATGMQMKMFLTRLGVNSKIVITGDKTQVDLPRREDSGLMQIERILHGIDGISFHYFTEADVVRHRLVRDIIRAYNEDAAGG; via the coding sequence ATGACCGAACCACGCAGTGATCGCAATGGCGACGGCGCCGTCACCACGCGGCTGTCCGTCGAAGGCGCCGACCAGCAGCTTCTCGCCGGTGTGAATGATGGCAATCTCGTGGAGCTCGGCCGCGCCACCGGTGTGCGGGTGGCGCTTCGTGGAGATCATCTGTCGCTCGCCGGCGATCCCGATGCGGTGGCGCGCGCCGAAGGGGTGGCAGCGGCCATGATCATGATGGTGCGCGAAGGCAAGGCCGTGAGTGCCGACGATGTGCTGCGCCTCTCCCTCATCGAACGGCCGGCCGAAGCGCCGGGTGCCACCAACGGGTCGCTCGTCCTGCCCGGTGCCCGGCGTGGGGTGCAGCCCAAAACACCCGGCCAGGCCGAGTATCTCGCGAAGATCGCCGAGCACGACATCGTCATCGGCATCGGTCCGGCGGGCACCGGCAAGACCTATCTGGCCGTGGCTGCCGCCGTCGATGCACTCATGCGCAAACGGGTGCGTCGCATCGTGCTGGCCCGTCCGGCCGTGGAGGCCGGCGAAAGCCTCGGCTTCCTGCCCGGCGACATGCAGGCCAAGGTCGATCCGTACCTGCGTCCCTTGTACGATGCCTTGGACGATCTCATTCCGTTCGAGCGCATCCAGAAGCTCATCGAAACGCGGACCATCGAAGTGGCACCGCTGGCCTTCATGCGCGGCCGCACGCTGGGCGACTCCTTCGTCATTCTCGACGAGGCGCAGAACGCCACCGGCATGCAGATGAAGATGTTCCTCACGCGTCTGGGCGTGAACTCGAAGATCGTCATCACGGGTGACAAGACGCAGGTGGATCTGCCGCGCCGCGAGGACTCGGGGCTCATGCAGATCGAACGCATCCTGCACGGTATCGACGGCATCTCGTTCCACTACTTCACCGAGGCCGACGTCGTCCGTCATCGTCTCGTGCGCGACATCATCCGCGCGTACAACGAAGACGCGGCGGGGGGTTGA
- a CDS encoding cobalamin B12-binding domain-containing protein, producing the protein MTRPIRVLVAKPGLDGHDRGAKVVAAALRDAGMEVIYTGLHQTPEMIATAAIQEDVDVVGLSILSGAHMTLFPRVRDLLIEAGREDILLTGGGIIPKEDMDALNAQGIARLFGPGTSTQDLVDYIRTWFAAREQQNS; encoded by the coding sequence ATGACTCGACCGATTCGTGTGCTGGTGGCCAAGCCAGGCCTCGATGGCCATGACCGCGGCGCCAAGGTCGTTGCCGCCGCGCTTCGCGACGCCGGCATGGAAGTGATTTACACCGGCCTGCATCAGACGCCGGAAATGATTGCCACGGCGGCCATCCAGGAAGACGTGGACGTCGTGGGACTGTCGATTCTCTCCGGTGCGCACATGACGCTCTTTCCCCGTGTGCGCGACCTGCTGATCGAAGCCGGTCGGGAGGACATCCTCCTCACCGGTGGTGGCATCATTCCCAAGGAAGACATGGACGCGCTCAATGCGCAGGGCATCGCGCGTCTGTTCGGCCCCGGTACCAGCACCCAGGATCTCGTGGATTACATCCGCACATGGTTCGCGGCGCGCGAGCAGCAGAACTCGTGA
- a CDS encoding class I SAM-dependent methyltransferase: MTDRRKTSRAPKSGTDNDTKTGNTRGKRRTSTNTTGNRTVHTPWWQTHFDAQYLHEYEPLFDLVQDRREVSRLMDVLALPSGARVLDCPCGQGRHAHLLAEAGFDVDGLDYSEPLLAVARKRGTGRTLRYTQGDMRALPPRWTGRFDAVVNLFTSFGFFDSPQDDLRVLAQFARVLKPGGVLIWHGGARDGVMAKFLSRDWWSTADGTMFGQERRFDPLSGFLEITSTWRGPTGDGERTHRIRLYTASELASRLRDVGLVVEGAYDSWTDRPLTRTSSEMLLVARKDG, from the coding sequence ATGACCGATCGCCGGAAAACCTCGCGTGCGCCGAAGAGCGGCACGGACAACGATACGAAGACCGGCAACACGCGCGGCAAGAGACGCACCAGCACGAACACCACTGGGAATCGCACCGTGCACACGCCGTGGTGGCAAACACATTTCGACGCGCAATACCTGCACGAATACGAGCCGCTGTTCGATCTCGTGCAGGACCGCCGGGAAGTCTCGCGCCTGATGGATGTGCTGGCGCTGCCTTCCGGCGCACGCGTGCTCGATTGTCCGTGTGGTCAGGGGCGGCATGCGCATCTGTTGGCCGAGGCGGGGTTCGACGTGGATGGTCTGGACTATTCCGAGCCATTGCTGGCCGTGGCCCGCAAGCGCGGCACGGGCCGGACCCTGCGCTACACGCAGGGTGACATGCGCGCTCTGCCGCCCCGTTGGACGGGACGTTTCGATGCCGTGGTCAATCTCTTCACGTCGTTCGGCTTCTTCGACAGTCCGCAGGACGATCTCCGCGTGCTGGCGCAGTTCGCGCGCGTGCTCAAGCCGGGCGGGGTGCTCATCTGGCACGGCGGGGCCCGGGATGGAGTCATGGCGAAGTTTCTGTCCCGCGATTGGTGGAGCACCGCCGACGGCACGATGTTCGGCCAGGAGCGGCGCTTCGATCCGCTGTCGGGCTTTCTCGAGATCACGTCCACGTGGCGAGGGCCGACCGGTGATGGAGAGCGGACGCACCGTATCCGTTTGTACACGGCCTCCGAGCTGGCCAGCCGCCTGCGGGACGTCGGCCTCGTGGTGGAAGGGGCCTATGACAGCTGGACCGACCGCCCCCTCACGCGCACTTCGAGCGAAATGCTGCTGGTGGCGCGTAAGGATGGCTGA
- a CDS encoding CBS domain-containing protein — protein sequence MTGLLMFLAVGVMAVLTLGATAVRTVSRLWLRHWIEHRAGGVGAMARYLERPTRLVHAAGTAAMLVVFATGALIAMTDGLNAWTFVGDVAVFLVLLLVFGQLLPRAIGRRWAPVIVPVMVPVLRLVDLALAPFHAIAYTVRRWVSPPRGTDQDSDARDGLEELLRDGAFDDISTTEEMAIISGVIEFGDKTVRDVMRPRAELFAVPDGLAPDELARRVSQSGYSRVPVYRGEPDQIVGMVHVIDIFKRRGESMPPLLPVTRTVPDRPANELLFELLRARRQLAIVQDGMAEGGRAIGMVTLEDLLEELVGDIRDEHDDSTD from the coding sequence ATGACCGGACTGCTGATGTTCCTCGCGGTCGGTGTCATGGCCGTGCTCACGCTGGGCGCCACCGCCGTGCGCACGGTGAGCCGCCTCTGGCTGCGTCACTGGATCGAACATCGCGCCGGAGGCGTGGGTGCGATGGCGCGTTATCTCGAGCGTCCCACCCGTCTGGTGCATGCCGCCGGAACGGCCGCGATGCTGGTGGTGTTCGCGACGGGCGCGCTGATCGCGATGACCGACGGACTGAATGCGTGGACGTTCGTGGGCGATGTGGCGGTGTTCCTGGTGCTGCTGCTGGTGTTCGGACAGTTGCTGCCGCGCGCCATCGGCCGCCGCTGGGCGCCGGTCATCGTGCCGGTCATGGTGCCCGTGCTGCGTCTGGTCGATCTGGCGCTGGCCCCGTTCCACGCCATCGCGTACACGGTGCGCCGCTGGGTTTCTCCGCCCCGGGGCACCGACCAGGACAGCGATGCGCGTGATGGACTCGAGGAGTTGCTGCGCGACGGCGCGTTCGACGACATCAGCACCACCGAGGAGATGGCCATCATCTCGGGCGTCATCGAATTCGGTGACAAGACTGTACGCGATGTGATGCGTCCGCGTGCGGAGTTGTTCGCCGTGCCGGACGGTCTGGCACCGGATGAACTGGCGCGGCGCGTGTCGCAATCCGGCTACAGCCGCGTGCCGGTGTATCGTGGAGAGCCGGATCAGATCGTCGGCATGGTGCACGTCATCGACATCTTCAAGCGACGCGGAGAGTCGATGCCGCCATTGTTGCCGGTCACCCGCACGGTGCCCGACCGGCCGGCCAACGAACTGCTCTTCGAACTGCTCCGGGCACGGCGCCAGCTGGCGATCGTGCAGGATGGCATGGCGGAGGGAGGCCGCGCGATCGGCATGGTGACACTCGAGGATCTGCTCGAGGAACTGGTGGGAGACATCCGGGATGAGCATGACGACAGTACCGACTGA